In Nonomuraea sp. NBC_00507, the following are encoded in one genomic region:
- a CDS encoding DUF6986 family protein encodes MPPGFTEAYRAQQARFPMPEPGWQPVHTVYVPADRFSARTVADWRDQALSLVKAHLGGPDELAEVFGVPGRLAASVQELVLRKLAHEPIEDLRVDFEDGYGVRPDPVEDEHVEQAAEAVAALHATGALPRRWGPRVKSFADGDPGRSVRTLRGFVTGVVARAGELPAGFTVTFPKVLMEEYLSQFAGVLERLEAEAGGPLRFEMQVEAPQTLPFLRAELAESLGGRLAAAHFGVFDYTAALGLPPHEQRLDHPACDHARHVMQTAFAGTGVELSDGSLAASPASDRVADVHALWRRHAELVRHSLRHGFYQGWDMHPSHLVSRFATLYAFHLANYDSYRERVSAWEEQRDAGGGVMDEPATIRTLAAALRRADAALPE; translated from the coding sequence GTGCCACCCGGATTCACGGAGGCCTACCGGGCTCAGCAGGCCCGGTTCCCGATGCCGGAGCCGGGGTGGCAGCCGGTCCACACGGTCTACGTGCCCGCCGACCGGTTCTCCGCCCGCACCGTGGCCGACTGGCGCGATCAGGCGTTGTCCCTGGTCAAGGCGCATCTGGGCGGCCCTGACGAGCTGGCTGAGGTATTCGGCGTGCCCGGGCGGCTCGCCGCCTCCGTACAGGAGCTGGTCCTCCGTAAGCTCGCGCACGAGCCGATCGAGGACCTGCGCGTCGACTTCGAGGACGGCTACGGCGTGCGGCCCGACCCGGTCGAGGACGAGCACGTGGAGCAGGCCGCCGAGGCGGTGGCCGCGCTGCACGCCACCGGGGCGTTGCCGCGGCGGTGGGGGCCGCGGGTGAAGTCGTTCGCGGACGGGGATCCCGGCCGGTCGGTGCGCACGCTCCGCGGGTTCGTCACGGGGGTGGTCGCGCGGGCCGGGGAGTTGCCCGCCGGGTTCACGGTGACGTTCCCGAAGGTGCTGATGGAGGAATACCTGTCGCAGTTCGCGGGCGTGCTGGAGCGGCTGGAGGCCGAGGCCGGCGGGCCGCTCCGGTTCGAGATGCAGGTGGAGGCTCCGCAAACGCTGCCGTTCCTGCGTGCCGAACTGGCCGAGTCCCTGGGCGGGCGGCTGGCGGCGGCGCATTTCGGCGTGTTCGACTACACGGCCGCGCTCGGGCTGCCGCCGCACGAGCAGCGGCTGGACCATCCGGCCTGCGACCACGCCCGGCACGTCATGCAGACCGCGTTCGCCGGCACGGGCGTGGAGCTGTCCGACGGCTCGCTCGCCGCCTCCCCCGCCTCCGACCGCGTGGCCGACGTGCACGCGTTGTGGCGGCGGCACGCCGAGCTCGTACGCCACTCGCTGCGGCATGGCTTCTACCAGGGCTGGGACATGCATCCGTCGCACCTGGTGAGCCGGTTCGCCACCCTCTACGCCTTCCACCTGGCCAACTACGACTCCTACCGGGAGCGGGTGAGCGCGTGGGAGGAGCAGCGGGACGCGGGCGGCGGTGTCATGGACGAGCCCGCCACGATCCGCACCCTCGCCGCCGCGCTCCGGCGCGCCGATGCCGCCCTGCCCGAGTAG
- a CDS encoding flavin reductase family protein has protein sequence MPTGPSPQSANGHLDSRRFRQVLGRFATGVVAITALDPLNGEPCGLAANSFTSVSLDPPLVAFCVAHTSTSWPRVRGAKIVTVNVLAEHQQAVCAQMATRGGDKFAGLEWTGSPGGNPVLEGALAWIDCAVEAEHAAGDHMIVVARVLQLDTHAEGGPLVFFRGGYGGFVDAS, from the coding sequence ATGCCGACGGGCCCTTCCCCACAAAGCGCCAACGGCCATCTGGACAGCCGGCGCTTCCGGCAGGTGCTCGGCAGGTTCGCGACGGGCGTGGTGGCGATCACGGCGCTCGATCCGCTGAACGGCGAGCCCTGCGGCCTGGCCGCGAACTCCTTCACCTCGGTCTCGCTCGACCCGCCCCTCGTGGCGTTCTGCGTGGCGCACACCAGCACCAGCTGGCCCAGGGTACGCGGCGCGAAGATCGTCACGGTGAACGTGCTGGCCGAGCACCAGCAGGCGGTGTGCGCCCAGATGGCGACCAGAGGCGGCGACAAGTTCGCGGGCCTGGAGTGGACCGGCTCCCCCGGCGGCAACCCCGTGCTGGAAGGCGCGCTGGCCTGGATCGACTGCGCGGTCGAGGCCGAGCACGCGGCGGGCGACCACATGATCGTGGTGGCCCGGGTGCTGCAGCTCGACACGCACGCCGAGGGCGGGCCGCTGGTGTTCTTCCGCGGCGGCTACGGGGGGTTCGTTGACGCTTCCTGA
- a CDS encoding copper homeostasis protein CutC, with product MTGSLLEVIALNVRDAVAAEQGGADRLEVVADMAADGLTPSPETVAAIAAECPLPQMVMLRCDANFAADPDVLTRLGRDAKALAQAGAAGFVFGFLDSAGAVDLAATEALIHAVSPLPWTFHRAVDHAADVQASWRAVRLLPNLATVLTSGSPTGVGDGLPVLKARAEAGDGSIILAGGGLRPAHVPVLLDYGVRAFHVGSAVRASWSDPVEWRLVRQWRAMVERD from the coding sequence ATGACCGGATCCCTGCTCGAGGTGATCGCGCTCAACGTGCGCGACGCCGTGGCCGCCGAACAGGGCGGAGCCGACCGGCTGGAGGTCGTCGCCGACATGGCGGCCGACGGGCTGACCCCCTCCCCGGAGACGGTGGCCGCGATCGCCGCGGAATGCCCGCTTCCCCAGATGGTGATGCTCCGCTGCGACGCCAACTTCGCGGCCGACCCCGACGTCTTGACGCGGCTGGGTCGCGACGCCAAGGCGCTGGCGCAGGCCGGGGCGGCAGGGTTCGTGTTCGGATTTCTCGACAGCGCGGGAGCCGTCGATCTCGCGGCCACCGAAGCGCTGATCCACGCCGTGTCCCCCCTGCCGTGGACCTTCCACCGAGCCGTCGATCACGCCGCCGACGTCCAGGCGTCCTGGCGCGCCGTGCGCCTGCTGCCCAACCTCGCCACCGTGCTCACGTCCGGATCACCCACCGGCGTCGGTGACGGCCTGCCGGTGTTAAAAGCCCGGGCCGAGGCGGGTGACGGCTCGATCATCCTGGCCGGGGGCGGCCTGCGGCCGGCACACGTGCCCGTGCTGCTCGACTACGGCGTCCGGGCCTTCCACGTGGGATCCGCGGTCCGGGCCAGTTGGTCGGACCCGGTCGAGTGGCGCCTGGTACGCCAATGGCGGGCGATGGTCGAACGCGACTGA
- a CDS encoding GntR family transcriptional regulator produces MARSVLYQQVAAELRRAIYSGVLGPGAQLPTEAQLMEDHGVSRNTVRLALGELVNEGLVTRTPRRGTVVRDRRPLLIYPQRELEKQPRGELREAFAYAVAQEGRAPSQYIEVLTVSPVEEIASRLELADGELAVVRRRLRFVDGQPYNTNDSYFPRDLVADSEIARPGDIARGANRVLEELGHAQVRVVDDIWARMPNQEEAERLQLELGTPVMVYVRVGFDGADMPVRVAVSVLPADKHLIRYELDSR; encoded by the coding sequence GTGGCAAGGTCGGTGCTGTATCAGCAGGTGGCTGCGGAATTGCGTCGTGCCATCTACTCGGGTGTCCTCGGCCCCGGGGCACAGCTGCCGACCGAGGCACAGCTTATGGAAGACCATGGGGTGAGCAGAAACACCGTACGGCTGGCCCTCGGAGAGCTCGTCAATGAAGGGCTCGTCACGCGCACGCCGCGGCGCGGGACCGTGGTCAGAGACCGCCGGCCGCTGCTCATCTATCCCCAACGTGAGCTGGAGAAGCAACCCCGTGGGGAGCTGCGCGAGGCTTTCGCCTACGCCGTGGCACAGGAAGGCCGTGCGCCAAGCCAGTACATCGAGGTGCTGACCGTGTCTCCGGTCGAGGAGATCGCCAGCAGGCTGGAGTTGGCGGATGGGGAATTGGCGGTGGTGAGACGCCGTCTGCGGTTCGTGGACGGCCAGCCGTACAACACCAACGATTCCTACTTCCCACGTGATCTGGTTGCCGATTCCGAGATCGCCAGGCCCGGAGACATCGCGCGAGGGGCGAACCGGGTGCTGGAGGAATTGGGTCATGCGCAGGTGCGCGTCGTCGACGACATCTGGGCCCGCATGCCCAACCAAGAGGAGGCCGAGCGCCTCCAGCTCGAGCTCGGCACGCCAGTCATGGTGTATGTCCGAGTTGGTTTCGACGGGGCCGACATGCCAGTGCGTGTCGCTGTGTCGGTACTGCCCGCCGACAAACATTTGATCAGATACGAGCTCGATAGCCGTTGA
- a CDS encoding class I adenylate-forming enzyme family protein yields the protein MLRLLAGAAARTFGARAAVVTGATTLTFADLDRFSDQVAAGLAHRGARVGDVVALALPDGPEFVICYVAAAKIGAVTAGIGTDRVELLTLLDPAIVITVPRVLPPLAGLDVVTLPAERGERGRDPYDPARLGELCRAEPPPPPLPPDPGRPVVITFTSGRTGPPKAVLFGNRQLEAIRAHGAGDRWATGEDARLVPHPLGRLGFATRLPIFLQTGRTCHVLPAWSEDAAMRVLREHRIGVLQGSPVQLSHILACGGDLPDLTLILSSGAPAPPELIRQLRSRYGVPVCNRYICTEAGLGLGTRPDDPPEDAEVSVGRPRGGVDVSIRDEDGRLLPHDAEGEVLLRSDAVMSGYVGNSTGQSVFAKDGFVRTGDRGYIDRTGRLHLVGRVS from the coding sequence ATGTTGCGCCTGCTGGCCGGGGCGGCCGCACGTACATTCGGGGCGCGCGCGGCCGTCGTCACCGGCGCCACGACGCTGACCTTCGCCGACCTCGACCGGTTCTCCGATCAGGTGGCCGCCGGCCTCGCCCATCGCGGTGCCCGCGTCGGCGACGTCGTGGCCCTGGCGCTCCCCGACGGGCCCGAGTTCGTGATCTGCTACGTCGCCGCCGCGAAGATCGGGGCGGTGACCGCGGGCATCGGGACCGATCGTGTGGAGCTGCTGACCCTGCTGGATCCAGCGATCGTCATCACCGTTCCGCGGGTGCTGCCGCCGCTGGCCGGGCTCGACGTGGTGACGCTGCCCGCCGAGCGCGGCGAGCGCGGACGGGACCCCTACGACCCGGCGCGGCTCGGCGAGCTGTGCCGGGCGGAGCCGCCCCCGCCGCCGCTCCCGCCCGACCCCGGCCGTCCCGTGGTGATCACGTTTACCTCGGGGCGGACCGGGCCGCCCAAGGCCGTGCTGTTCGGCAACCGCCAGCTCGAGGCTATCCGCGCCCACGGGGCCGGTGATCGATGGGCCACCGGTGAGGACGCCCGGCTGGTGCCGCATCCACTCGGGCGGCTCGGGTTCGCCACCCGGTTGCCGATATTCCTCCAGACCGGGCGGACCTGCCACGTCCTGCCCGCGTGGAGCGAGGACGCCGCGATGCGGGTGCTGCGCGAGCACCGGATCGGCGTGTTGCAGGGCAGCCCGGTCCAGCTCTCGCACATCCTGGCCTGCGGCGGTGATCTGCCCGACCTGACCCTCATTCTGTCCAGCGGCGCGCCCGCCCCGCCCGAACTGATCAGGCAGCTGCGCAGCAGGTACGGTGTGCCGGTCTGCAACCGGTACATCTGCACCGAGGCCGGGCTCGGGCTCGGCACACGGCCCGACGACCCGCCCGAGGACGCGGAGGTGAGCGTCGGCAGGCCGCGCGGCGGAGTGGACGTGTCCATCCGGGACGAGGACGGCCGTCTGCTGCCCCATGACGCGGAAGGTGAGGTGCTTCTCCGCTCGGACGCGGTCATGAGCGGCTACGTTGGCAACAGCACCGGGCAATCGGTTTTCGCCAAGGACGGGTTCGTGCGCACGGGCGACCGGGGATACATCGATCGCACCGGCCGGTTGCATCTGGTGGGACGCGTGTCTTAG
- a CDS encoding FAD-dependent oxidoreductase: MALRVAVIGSGPAGIYTAEALVKQSAEAVRVDVLERLPTPYGLVRYGVAPDHTSIKSIANYLRKVLELPEVRFLGGVTLGPHVSVEDLLGRYDAVVYCTGAMVDRKLGIPGEDLPGSVAATDFVNWYCGHPDVDPGMFTLDTSEIAVIGVGNVAVDVVRVLAKTADELRSTDVPHDVLQRLSESQVKAIHMVGRRGPEHAKFTLKELRELGDLANADVCVRPDEAVVLGGDFPRQVQGNIKVLQSWAAREPVGRARRLDVRFWLRPVEILGTERVEGLKLERTRLSEEGRVVGTGEFETLPVGMVLRSVGYQSVPLPGVPFSEQTMTVPNEAGRVRDREYVAGWLKRGPTGVIGTNKSDAAETVRTLLADLEGRERVDGGESIDVLLAERGIRPVTYQEWLAIEAAEAELARSLGRGERVKLVGLEAMLRACRV, translated from the coding sequence GTGGCGTTGCGTGTGGCGGTCATCGGGTCGGGCCCCGCCGGGATCTACACGGCCGAGGCTCTGGTCAAGCAGTCCGCGGAGGCCGTGCGGGTCGATGTGCTCGAACGGCTGCCGACCCCGTACGGGCTGGTCCGGTATGGCGTCGCGCCCGACCACACGTCGATCAAGTCCATCGCCAACTACCTGCGGAAGGTGCTGGAGCTGCCGGAGGTCCGCTTCCTCGGCGGCGTCACGCTCGGCCCGCACGTGTCCGTGGAGGACCTGCTCGGCCGCTACGACGCGGTGGTCTACTGCACGGGGGCGATGGTCGACAGGAAGCTCGGCATCCCCGGCGAGGACCTGCCGGGGAGCGTGGCGGCGACCGACTTCGTCAACTGGTACTGCGGGCACCCCGACGTCGACCCCGGCATGTTCACGCTCGACACCTCCGAGATCGCGGTGATCGGTGTCGGGAACGTGGCCGTGGACGTCGTCCGCGTCCTGGCCAAGACCGCCGACGAGCTGCGCTCCACCGACGTGCCGCACGACGTGCTCCAGCGCCTGTCGGAAAGCCAGGTGAAGGCCATTCACATGGTGGGCCGGCGAGGCCCCGAGCACGCCAAGTTCACCCTCAAGGAGCTGCGCGAGCTGGGCGATCTGGCCAACGCCGACGTCTGCGTACGCCCGGACGAGGCCGTGGTGCTCGGCGGCGATTTCCCGCGCCAGGTCCAGGGCAACATCAAGGTTCTGCAGTCGTGGGCCGCGCGCGAGCCGGTCGGCCGGGCGCGCCGCCTCGACGTGCGGTTCTGGCTGCGGCCCGTGGAGATCCTCGGCACCGAGCGGGTGGAGGGGCTCAAGCTCGAACGCACCCGGCTGTCGGAGGAGGGCCGCGTGGTGGGCACGGGCGAGTTCGAGACACTGCCGGTCGGGATGGTGTTGCGGTCGGTCGGCTACCAGAGCGTGCCGCTGCCCGGGGTGCCGTTCTCCGAGCAGACCATGACCGTGCCGAACGAGGCCGGGCGGGTACGCGACCGCGAATACGTGGCAGGCTGGCTCAAACGCGGGCCCACCGGGGTGATCGGCACCAACAAGTCCGACGCCGCGGAAACGGTCCGTACACTGCTTGCCGATCTGGAAGGGCGCGAACGTGTTGATGGCGGCGAGTCGATCGACGTGCTACTGGCGGAGCGGGGGATACGACCGGTGACCTACCAGGAGTGGCTGGCGATCGAGGCGGCCGAAGCCGAGCTGGCCAGGTCACTCGGCCGCGGCGAGCGGGTCAAGCTCGTCGGGCTGGAGGCCATGCTCCGGGCGTGCCGTGTCTGA
- a CDS encoding AMP-binding protein — protein MTPDWGTLPRMLRDQAAHHPDATVIAEGGTRVTLPELRAKAAEVARGLIALGVEPGDRVAMWGLNSAYWVAHAFGIWDAGAVVVPLSSRFKGIEAAQVIEKTGAKVLITGGGPTAVPLAELLPPLPGLRHTIVPPASELRALAVRVSAREAEDRALAVGPGDLCEIMSTSGTTGTPKGVMLDHAQVLRGYWDWSEIVTLNEDDRYPVIAPFSHGFGLNAGLIACVMRRATMVPIPIFTPDALMSLISAERVTILAGPPTLFHRILDELDRGPWDVSSLRVAICGAAAVPATLITRLVERVGLERMINAYGLMEGTVVSMTRAGDPIEVVANTTGRPVPGIEVKIVDDDGKEVATGERGEILQRGYGVMRGYWNEPARTAEAVDAGGWLHTGDVGVLDERGNLAIVDRKKELYIVNGFNVSPAEVESLLLREGSLAQAAVVGVPDSATGEAGVAYVVPRPGASVDPGGLIAWARAHMSNYKVPKRVVVVDALPVNVNGKIDKLALRDRAKQAPGE, from the coding sequence ATGACGCCGGACTGGGGGACGCTCCCCCGCATGCTGCGCGATCAGGCGGCGCACCACCCCGACGCCACGGTGATCGCCGAGGGCGGCACCCGGGTGACGCTGCCGGAGCTGCGGGCGAAGGCCGCCGAGGTCGCCCGCGGCCTCATCGCCCTCGGCGTCGAGCCCGGCGACCGGGTGGCGATGTGGGGGCTGAACTCGGCGTACTGGGTGGCGCACGCGTTCGGGATCTGGGACGCGGGCGCAGTCGTCGTGCCGCTGTCGTCACGGTTCAAGGGCATCGAGGCCGCCCAGGTCATCGAGAAGACCGGTGCGAAGGTGCTGATCACCGGCGGGGGGCCCACGGCGGTCCCGCTCGCCGAATTGCTCCCGCCGCTGCCTGGCCTGCGCCACACGATCGTTCCTCCGGCGTCGGAGTTACGCGCCCTCGCCGTGCGGGTCTCCGCGCGGGAGGCCGAGGACCGGGCGCTCGCCGTCGGTCCCGGAGACCTGTGCGAGATCATGTCCACGTCGGGCACCACCGGCACGCCCAAAGGCGTCATGCTGGATCATGCCCAGGTCCTGCGCGGCTACTGGGACTGGTCGGAGATCGTCACGCTGAACGAGGACGACCGATATCCGGTCATCGCCCCGTTCAGCCACGGCTTCGGGCTCAACGCCGGGCTCATCGCCTGTGTCATGCGGCGGGCCACGATGGTGCCGATCCCGATCTTCACCCCGGACGCTCTCATGTCACTCATCTCGGCCGAGCGCGTCACCATCCTGGCCGGGCCGCCCACGTTGTTCCACCGGATCCTCGACGAGCTGGACCGCGGCCCGTGGGACGTGTCGTCGCTGCGCGTGGCCATCTGCGGGGCCGCCGCCGTGCCGGCGACGCTGATCACACGGCTGGTCGAGCGGGTCGGCCTGGAGCGGATGATCAACGCGTACGGGCTGATGGAAGGCACGGTCGTCTCCATGACCAGAGCCGGCGACCCCATCGAGGTCGTCGCCAACACCACCGGCAGGCCCGTGCCCGGCATCGAGGTCAAGATCGTCGATGACGACGGCAAGGAGGTCGCGACCGGCGAGCGCGGCGAGATCCTCCAGCGCGGATACGGCGTGATGCGCGGCTACTGGAACGAGCCCGCGCGGACGGCCGAGGCCGTGGACGCCGGCGGCTGGCTGCACACGGGGGACGTCGGCGTGCTGGACGAGCGGGGCAACCTCGCGATCGTCGACCGCAAGAAGGAGCTCTACATCGTCAACGGCTTCAACGTCTCGCCCGCCGAGGTGGAGTCGCTCCTGCTGCGTGAGGGGTCGCTCGCCCAGGCCGCGGTCGTCGGCGTGCCCGACTCGGCCACCGGCGAGGCCGGTGTGGCGTACGTGGTCCCGCGGCCGGGCGCGAGCGTCGACCCCGGCGGCCTGATCGCGTGGGCGCGGGCCCACATGTCCAACTACAAGGTCCCCAAGCGGGTCGTCGTGGTGGACGCCCTGCCGGTCAACGTGAACGGCAAGATCGACAAGCTGGCTCTCCGTGATCGGGCGAAGCAGGCGCCGGGCGAGTAG
- a CDS encoding Zn-ribbon domain-containing OB-fold protein: protein MAYRPEPDRDSREWWERIARHEFAVQRCDICGTTRFPARAFCPACRSEAWHWQDVEPEGRVESWIVNHQAFVPGRRQPYVVVMVRLAAVPGCLVYGNWHGERPPEPGERVRASFDRIDETLTLVNWTPAGSLDPHPHQRTSFR from the coding sequence ATGGCTTATCGGCCCGAGCCCGACCGGGACTCGCGGGAGTGGTGGGAGCGGATCGCCAGGCACGAGTTCGCCGTGCAGCGATGCGACATCTGCGGGACGACGCGTTTCCCTGCCAGGGCGTTCTGCCCGGCGTGCCGGAGCGAGGCGTGGCACTGGCAGGACGTGGAGCCCGAGGGGCGGGTCGAGAGCTGGATCGTGAATCATCAGGCGTTCGTGCCAGGCCGGCGGCAGCCCTACGTGGTCGTGATGGTGCGGCTGGCGGCGGTGCCGGGATGCCTGGTGTACGGGAACTGGCACGGGGAGCGGCCCCCCGAGCCGGGCGAGCGGGTGCGGGCGTCCTTTGACCGGATCGATGAGACCCTGACGCTGGTGAACTGGACGCCGGCCGGGAGCCTGGATCCTCATCCGCACCAGCGCACATCCTTCCGCTAG
- a CDS encoding thiolase C-terminal domain-containing protein, with protein sequence MTAIAGVGYTPFTKDSGVSTLTLACRAVLAALEDAGLTADDVDGLATHRVGDSAPPTLVGPALGLTDLAWHLDQFGGGSVSHAVVGQAALAVAAGLAETVVCYRAINARSEFRMGGTGRGVPASPEVQYQAPYGYVAPPQQYAMYARAHMLKYGTKAEHFGHLAVTQRANAAKNPRALMRTPITLDDYLASRWIAEPFRLLDCCLETDGACAVVVTTAERARSLRRPPVLISAAAWGGGTSHLSAPDADPTVTAAAALAPRLYAQAGLGPEDVDVAEIYDCFTYSVIVQLEDYGFCAKGEGGPYVASGATALDGPLPVNTHGGFLSEGYVHGVNHIAEAVSQLRGDAGDRQVPGAEVALSTAQPGYILPATSALILRRS encoded by the coding sequence ATGACGGCGATCGCCGGCGTCGGATACACCCCCTTCACCAAGGACTCCGGCGTCAGCACCCTGACGCTGGCCTGCCGCGCCGTGCTGGCCGCCCTGGAGGACGCCGGACTGACGGCGGACGACGTGGACGGCCTGGCCACGCATCGCGTCGGTGACTCCGCCCCGCCCACCTTGGTCGGCCCGGCGCTGGGGCTGACGGACCTGGCCTGGCACCTGGACCAGTTCGGCGGCGGCAGCGTCTCCCACGCCGTGGTCGGCCAGGCCGCACTGGCGGTCGCGGCCGGGCTGGCCGAGACGGTCGTCTGCTACCGGGCCATCAACGCCCGCTCCGAGTTCCGCATGGGCGGCACCGGCCGGGGGGTGCCGGCGAGTCCGGAGGTGCAGTACCAGGCGCCGTACGGGTACGTCGCGCCGCCGCAGCAGTACGCGATGTACGCCCGCGCCCACATGCTGAAGTACGGCACCAAGGCCGAGCACTTCGGGCACCTGGCGGTCACCCAGCGCGCCAACGCGGCCAAGAACCCGCGGGCGCTCATGCGTACGCCGATCACGCTGGACGACTACCTGGCCAGCCGGTGGATCGCCGAGCCCTTCCGCCTCCTGGACTGCTGCCTGGAGACCGACGGGGCCTGCGCCGTGGTCGTCACCACGGCGGAACGCGCCCGCTCGCTGCGCCGCCCGCCGGTGCTGATCTCGGCCGCGGCGTGGGGCGGCGGCACGTCCCACCTGTCGGCTCCTGACGCCGACCCGACCGTGACCGCGGCCGCCGCCCTGGCCCCGCGCCTGTACGCGCAGGCCGGGCTCGGTCCTGAGGACGTCGACGTGGCCGAGATCTACGACTGCTTCACGTACTCGGTGATCGTCCAGCTGGAGGACTACGGGTTCTGCGCCAAGGGCGAGGGCGGCCCGTACGTGGCCTCGGGCGCCACGGCTCTGGACGGCCCGCTGCCGGTCAACACCCACGGGGGTTTCCTGTCGGAAGGCTACGTCCACGGCGTCAACCACATCGCGGAGGCGGTGTCCCAGCTCAGGGGCGACGCGGGGGACCGCCAGGTGCCGGGCGCCGAGGTGGCGCTGTCCACGGCCCAGCCCGGCTACATCCTGCCGGCGACCTCCGCGCTGATCCTCAGGAGGTCGTGA
- a CDS encoding GNAT family N-acetyltransferase, with the protein MHTNTLLHPLALRRAEPHDLPGVLTLLADTAEWLYAQGVRQWPRNGFGPERIEPLIEERVLFVLDDELRYLDPDESAPPVATIALDDHADPEFWTPGDDPGAALYIHKLAVARPWSGSGLGDALLAWAGASAFASGLPWLRLDCAKANPRLQSYYRARGFRHVRTVDLPHRSSGALFQRPSEDLSTTAFRDLTIAELITA; encoded by the coding sequence ATGCACACAAACACCCTGCTTCATCCGCTCGCGCTCCGCCGGGCGGAACCTCACGACCTTCCCGGCGTACTGACGCTGCTCGCGGACACCGCCGAGTGGCTCTATGCGCAAGGGGTGCGGCAGTGGCCCCGCAACGGGTTCGGCCCCGAGCGGATCGAGCCGCTCATTGAGGAGCGGGTGCTGTTCGTACTCGACGACGAGCTTCGATACCTCGACCCCGACGAGTCTGCGCCGCCGGTCGCCACCATAGCCCTCGACGACCACGCCGATCCCGAATTCTGGACTCCGGGCGACGACCCGGGTGCCGCCCTCTACATCCACAAGCTGGCCGTGGCCCGGCCGTGGTCCGGCAGCGGGCTCGGGGACGCCCTCCTCGCCTGGGCCGGCGCCTCGGCGTTCGCCTCGGGGTTGCCGTGGCTCCGGCTCGACTGTGCCAAGGCGAACCCGCGCCTGCAGTCGTACTACCGTGCCCGCGGCTTCCGCCACGTCCGCACGGTTGACCTGCCCCATCGCTCCTCCGGCGCCCTCTTTCAGCGCCCCTCGGAGGACCTTTCCACGACGGCCTTCCGCGACCTGACCATCGCGGAACTGATCACCGCCTAA